One genomic segment of Polynucleobacter sp. MWH-UH2A includes these proteins:
- a CDS encoding NADH-quinone oxidoreductase subunit M, which translates to MILSYAIWTPIIFGLIILFYGSEKPSAGVRWLALVGSIIGFIATLPLVINFDIANPGMQFVEKISWIPRYDINYYLGIDGISVWFIVLTAFINIFVVIAAWEVIDTKVSQYMASFMILSGLMIGVFAALDALLFYVFFEATLIPMYIIIGVWGGHNRIYAAFKFFLYTLLGSLLTLVAMLYLYNVTNTFDILAWQNARLDIVEQILLFAAFFMAFAVKVPMWPLHTWLPDVHVEAPTGGSVVLAAIMLKLGAYGFLRFSLPIAPDASQYLGPFVIFLSLVAVIYVGAVALVQKDMKKLVAYSSVAHMGFVTLGFFLFSPLGIEGGIVQMISHGFVAGAMFLSIGVLYDRMHTRQIADYGGVVHRMPAFTAFAVLMAMANCGLPATSGFVGEFMVILAAVDYDFVIGILAATALILGAAYSLWMVKRVFFGAIHNAHVEELKDLNAREYFMMTVLTVCVIGMGVYPKPFTDIIHPAVINLLQHVAVSKL; encoded by the coding sequence ATGATTCTTTCTTACGCCATCTGGACCCCAATTATTTTTGGACTCATTATTTTGTTTTATGGGTCTGAAAAGCCATCAGCTGGAGTGCGTTGGTTAGCGCTCGTTGGCTCTATCATCGGATTTATTGCAACCCTACCATTGGTTATCAATTTTGATATTGCTAATCCTGGCATGCAGTTTGTGGAAAAGATTAGCTGGATACCGCGCTACGACATCAATTATTACCTCGGTATTGATGGTATTTCAGTATGGTTCATCGTATTGACCGCTTTCATCAACATTTTTGTTGTGATCGCCGCTTGGGAAGTTATTGATACCAAAGTTTCACAATACATGGCATCGTTCATGATTCTCTCTGGACTGATGATTGGAGTATTTGCTGCTTTAGATGCGCTGCTGTTCTATGTATTTTTTGAGGCAACGTTGATTCCGATGTACATCATCATTGGTGTATGGGGTGGTCACAACCGCATTTATGCCGCATTCAAGTTCTTCTTGTATACGCTGTTAGGTTCCTTGTTGACCTTGGTTGCGATGTTGTATCTCTATAACGTCACAAATACCTTTGATATTTTGGCTTGGCAAAATGCGCGCCTAGATATTGTTGAGCAAATTTTGTTATTTGCCGCATTCTTTATGGCCTTTGCTGTCAAAGTTCCAATGTGGCCTTTGCACACTTGGTTGCCAGATGTTCACGTAGAGGCTCCAACTGGCGGTTCTGTAGTTTTGGCGGCCATTATGTTGAAGCTTGGCGCATATGGATTCTTACGTTTCTCATTGCCGATTGCACCAGACGCAAGTCAGTACTTAGGCCCATTTGTCATTTTCTTGTCACTAGTCGCAGTTATCTATGTTGGTGCAGTAGCGCTGGTGCAAAAGGACATGAAAAAACTCGTTGCGTATTCTTCAGTTGCGCATATGGGCTTTGTTACTCTTGGCTTCTTCCTCTTTAGTCCTCTGGGCATTGAGGGTGGCATCGTGCAAATGATTTCGCATGGCTTTGTAGCTGGAGCGATGTTCCTATCTATCGGAGTTCTCTACGATCGCATGCATACCCGTCAAATCGCTGATTACGGTGGTGTTGTGCATCGTATGCCAGCATTTACTGCATTTGCTGTTCTCATGGCAATGGCGAATTGCGGATTGCCAGCCACCTCTGGTTTCGTTGGTGAATTTATGGTGATTTTGGCTGCCGTGGATTATGACTTTGTGATCGGTATTCTCGCAGCAACAGCATTGATCTTAGGCGCCGCTTATTCCTTGTGGATGGTGAAGCGCGTATTCTTTGGTGCCATTCATAATGCGCACGTTGAAGAGTTGAAAGATCTCAATGCTCGCGAATATTTCATGATGACTGTATTAACGGTCTGCGTTATTGGCATGGGTGTTTATCCAAAGCCGTTTACAGACATCATTCATCCAGCCGTAATTAATCTGCTGCAGCACGTTGCTGTTAGCAAACTCTGA
- the nuoN gene encoding NADH-quinone oxidoreductase subunit NuoN, protein MQAFDLYAVLPELVLLLATCVLLVASVFVREKVKSVPGVEQDIFHTPRGVGFVYFFSLILLAYLFLAFIGRLSDVSLVAMNGLFQSDSLSNLLKACSCGAVFVSLIYSKQYLSDRALFRPDFIVLILLALLGQFVLISGANLLTLYLGLELMALPMYALVAMRHSSEKSVEAGIKYFILGALASGFLLYGMSMLYGVTGSLDLIEIFKTVADPRVNHLVMAFGLVFIVAGLAFKLGVVPFHMWVPDVYQGAPTAVTLMIAAAPKLAAFALLFRLLVNTLLPLMGDWQPMLVLLAILSLVVGNVTAIAQTNVKRMLAYSAIAQMGFVLLGMLSVFDDHAFSASMFYAITYVLTTLGTFGLLMVLSRKGYDCETLEGLKGLNKKHPWFAFIGLVMMFSLAGIPPTVGFAAKLGVLEALVDAEHTFLAIIAVIASLIGAFYYLRVVKVMYFDEPAHEHSVSGSGFAKGVLSLNAILVLAIGMVPATLMSICLDAMRRTLLGS, encoded by the coding sequence ATGCAAGCATTCGACCTATACGCCGTCCTGCCTGAACTGGTTCTACTACTTGCTACTTGCGTATTGCTGGTAGCTAGCGTTTTTGTACGTGAAAAAGTGAAGTCTGTACCAGGCGTGGAGCAAGATATATTTCATACGCCACGTGGCGTAGGCTTTGTCTACTTTTTCTCATTAATCCTTTTGGCTTATCTCTTTTTGGCTTTCATCGGCCGCTTGAGTGATGTTTCCTTGGTGGCAATGAATGGATTATTCCAATCTGACTCACTATCTAACTTGCTCAAGGCTTGTTCATGCGGAGCAGTGTTTGTAAGCTTGATTTACTCAAAACAATATCTATCAGATCGCGCTTTATTCCGTCCTGACTTTATTGTTCTGATCTTATTGGCTTTGTTAGGTCAGTTTGTTTTAATTTCCGGCGCAAATTTACTAACTCTCTATCTCGGTTTAGAGTTGATGGCTTTGCCAATGTATGCATTGGTGGCAATGCGTCACAGCAGTGAGAAGAGTGTAGAAGCGGGCATCAAGTATTTCATCTTGGGCGCTCTTGCTTCTGGGTTCTTGTTATACGGTATGTCTATGCTCTATGGTGTAACTGGTTCTTTGGATCTTATTGAGATCTTTAAAACAGTTGCAGACCCACGCGTTAATCACTTAGTAATGGCATTTGGTTTAGTCTTTATCGTTGCTGGTCTGGCATTCAAGCTGGGTGTAGTGCCATTTCATATGTGGGTTCCTGATGTATATCAAGGTGCACCAACAGCGGTTACGCTAATGATTGCCGCAGCACCTAAGTTGGCCGCTTTTGCATTGCTATTCAGACTATTGGTAAATACCTTGTTGCCATTAATGGGCGACTGGCAGCCTATGTTGGTTCTCTTGGCGATTCTTTCATTAGTTGTGGGCAACGTGACAGCCATCGCACAAACCAATGTGAAGCGCATGTTAGCTTATTCAGCAATTGCGCAAATGGGATTTGTCTTGCTTGGTATGTTGTCTGTATTTGACGATCATGCATTTAGCGCATCGATGTTTTATGCGATTACTTATGTTTTAACTACATTGGGTACCTTCGGTCTCCTGATGGTGTTATCTCGTAAAGGGTATGACTGCGAAACATTGGAAGGCCTCAAGGGATTAAATAAGAAGCATCCATGGTTTGCCTTTATTGGCTTGGTCATGATGTTCTCATTAGCAGGTATTCCACCAACTGTTGGCTTTGCAGCTAAATTGGGTGTACTAGAGGCATTAGTTGATGCAGAACATACTTTCTTAGCGATTATTGCTGTAATCGCTTCCCTGATTGGCGCTTTCTACTACCTCAGAGTCGTTAAGGTAATGTACTTTGATGAGCCGGCTCATGAGCACAGCGTTTCTGGTTCTGGTTTCGCTAAAGGGGTATTAAGTCTCAATGCGATTTTAGTGCTTGCTATAGGCATGGTTCCAGCAACTCTGATGAGTATTTGTCTGGATGCAATGCGTCGCACCTTGCTTGGCTCATAA
- a CDS encoding NUDIX domain-containing protein, with translation MTEKTFEDLPGGDAHLREDRINGEDVYGGIFLNMKRDQVRLPDGNTALREYLTHPGAVAVVAILDDGRILLERQYRYPIAKACIEIPAGKLEPSEGHLLCAQRELEEETGYTAKKWSYIRRIHPVISYSTELIDIYLAEDLVPGKSRLDDEEFLDVFAAPLEQLLGWVESGEITDVKTTISAYWLDRYRRGLVQAQVLS, from the coding sequence ATGACTGAAAAAACATTTGAGGATTTGCCTGGCGGTGATGCGCATTTGCGTGAAGATCGCATTAATGGAGAAGATGTTTATGGCGGCATCTTTTTAAATATGAAGCGTGATCAAGTGCGTCTGCCTGATGGCAATACTGCATTGCGAGAGTATCTAACGCATCCTGGTGCAGTAGCAGTTGTCGCAATATTGGATGACGGCAGAATATTGCTAGAGCGCCAATATCGTTATCCCATTGCAAAAGCTTGTATTGAGATCCCCGCTGGAAAGCTAGAACCAAGTGAAGGCCATCTCTTGTGTGCACAACGTGAGCTGGAGGAAGAGACGGGTTATACCGCTAAGAAATGGAGCTATATAAGACGTATTCATCCGGTAATTTCCTATTCCACGGAGCTGATTGATATTTATCTTGCGGAAGATTTGGTGCCGGGTAAAAGTCGTTTAGATGATGAAGAGTTCTTGGATGTGTTTGCGGCACCTTTAGAGCAGTTGCTTGGATGGGTTGAGTCAGGCGAGATAACAGATGTAAAAACCACCATTTCTGCATACTGGCTGGACCGCTATCGCCGGGGACTGGTTCAGGCTCAAGTGCTTTCATAG